The Flavobacterium commune genome contains the following window.
TTTTCAGGGATTTTACCTGTACTGTCTTTTATGTGATTAATTTTATCATAAAAACTATACTCTTCTTGTTTTTCAAGTTTATCCGCCACATTATCAATTACCTGAGTAACATGATACTTAAATTGTTCATCATTATTTTTAAATGAAGTATTGAACCAATATACCTGAACGAGTATTATCCCTATTAGAGACAAACTCATCAATAAAACAAGAAATCTAAAAAATAATTTATTCATCAAACCAAAATTAACTTTTTAACACTATAGTTGATAATGTATTAACCAAACATTAACATCTATACGTCCTATTGCTTAATCAACAAAATTTTAAGAATTTCATCGATTTTATGCTTAGTCAAATCAATATCAATATTCTCTACAACAAAATCACTTTTTGAAATACGTTGTTCGTCTGTCCATTGCGAATTAATCCTTTTTAATACCTGATCGCGACTGATTGATTCTCTTTTTAAAACACGTTCGATTCTTGATTCTAAAGGTGCCGTTATTGTTAATATGTAATCAAAATTAACATAACTGCCACTTTCAAATAAAATTGCCGATTCATAAACAACAATCGAAGCTTTTTGATTTTTAGCTAGCCAATCATTAAAATCCTGCCTGACAGCGGGATGAACAATAGCATTTAAAGCTTTTAACTTATCTTGATTTTCAAATACAATAGCTGCTAATTTCGCTCTGTTTAACTGATTTTTATCAAAAATAACTTTGCCAAATTCAGCTTTAATTGACTCAAGAACTTCCTGAGTCTGCATTACTTTTTTACCGGCTTCATCAGCTATATAAACAGGAATACCTAATGATGCAATATAATTAACAATAGTAGTTTTTCCACTTCCAATTCCTCCTGTTAAACCAATAATTTTGGGCATAATTATACTTTAAAAAACAATTTAGGAAAAGCCACTTCCGGTTTTTGTTTTAAAATAATGACTTTAATATAAGACTCTAAAAAACCCAAACCATAACCTGAAAATTGTTTCCAGACTGCAGTTACCGAAAGATAACCTATTTTAATACTTTTATTTTGAATACTTGACACTAAAAATATTACAAAAAAGTAAACACAATACAATTTTGCCAAAAGATCATAGGTAAATATCAATAAAGCGATCGAAAGTGCTAAACCAATAATAAATATCGATGGGAAAAAGAACGTCAACTTGCTGTATTCCGGATACCAACTGTTCAAAATTGGTCGTGCTTTCCCAAATTTATTTACCTGAACTGAAAATTTATCCCAGTCAATTCTCCTTTTATGATATACATAAGCATTCGAAAAAAGCCTGGTTTCAAAACCTAAATTCCATAATCTAATAGACAAATCAGGATCTTCTCCAGGATGAATATTCCCAAACCCATTAGAAGCTTCAAATGCTTTACGGGAAATCCCCATATTAAA
Protein-coding sequences here:
- the coaE gene encoding dephospho-CoA kinase (Dephospho-CoA kinase (CoaE) performs the final step in coenzyme A biosynthesis.): MPKIIGLTGGIGSGKTTIVNYIASLGIPVYIADEAGKKVMQTQEVLESIKAEFGKVIFDKNQLNRAKLAAIVFENQDKLKALNAIVHPAVRQDFNDWLAKNQKASIVVYESAILFESGSYVNFDYILTITAPLESRIERVLKRESISRDQVLKRINSQWTDEQRISKSDFVVENIDIDLTKHKIDEILKILLIKQ
- a CDS encoding glycosyltransferase, which produces MYFSLIIPVYNRPDEVDELLESLSKSDYKEDFEIVIVEDGSAIKCEDVVSQYKSKLTISYYFKENSGPGDSRNYGMRKAKGDYFIIFDSDCIIPAEYLTEVDKALKEDYVDCFGGPDRALDSFSDIQKAINFAMTSFLTTGGIRGGSEKIEKFQPRSFNMGISRKAFEASNGFGNIHPGEDPDLSIRLWNLGFETRLFSNAYVYHKRRIDWDKFSVQVNKFGKARPILNSWYPEYSKLTFFFPSIFIIGLALSIALLIFTYDLLAKLYCVYFFVIFLVSSIQNKSIKIGYLSVTAVWKQFSGYGLGFLESYIKVIILKQKPEVAFPKLFFKV